Within the Senegalia massiliensis genome, the region CTTTCTAATGCTTCACTTGCTAAAATTAAAACCATAATTTTAGTTATACTAGCAGGCTCTAGTTTCTTATTAGGATTTTTTTCATATATTACTGTACCCGATTTAAAATCCATAAGTATAGCAGCTTTCCCATCAACTTCAAAAGGTTCCATAGCATAAATATTAAATGGCAATACTGATACTATTATAAATAATATTAATAATATATTTAAGATTTTTTTAATCATAAAAATCCTCCTCGTATAATTATATTTTCCATGTAGTTTATTATTATACGAAAAAAACTACTAATACTAATTAGTAGTTTTTCGATTTATATCTTTTTAATTCCATCTTTATCAACAGTACCATAAATTATTTTCTTTTTACCTATTTTTTCAGATGAAATTTTTATAATTTTTTCAAGTCTATTTAATGCCTCATTAAGTTTATCTTTATCGTTTCCATGTAAATATGCAATTATTTCGCCTTTTTTAATTTTTTCAAATTTCTTTCTATTTAGTACTATACCTGCAGACATATCTATTTTACTTTCTATTGTCTTTCTTCCAGCACCTAACAAAAGTGCACATCTGCCAATCTCTTCTGCATTCATTTCTGAAATATATCCAGATTTTTCAGCTTTAAAGTGCATAATATTGCTTGATTTTGGTAGTAAATCTAGATTTTCAATTTGTTCTACATTACCACCTTGATTTTTAATAAATTGTTTAAATTTATTAAAGGCACTTCCATCTTCTATTTTGCTTATTAAAAGTTTTTTTCCTTCTTCAATATTTTCAACTTTTTTGCCTAATAATAGCAATCTAGAACCTAATGAAAGACAAAGCTCAAGCAAATCTTCTGGACCATCTCCTTTTAATGTTTGTACTGCTTCTTTTACTTCAAGTGCATTACCTATTGCATATCCTAAAGGTTCATCCATGTCAGATATTACAGCCATGGTATCTCTATTCATGCCATTCCCTATATCTACCATTTCTTGCGCTAATTCAAAAGCATTTTCTAAGGTTTTCATAAAAGCTCCACTACCTACTTTAACATCAAGTACAATTGCATCAGAACCTGATGCTAACTTTTTACTCATAATACTACTAGCAATAAGAGATATATTATCTACAGTTGCAGTAACATCTCTTAATGCATATAATTTTTTATCAGCAGGCGCTATATTAGAAGTTTGACCAGCAACAGCTAACTTAATATCATTTACATTCTTAATAAATTCATCTTTACTAAGATTAATTGAAAAATTTTCAATTGATTCTAATTTATCTAATGTACCCCCAGTGTGACCTAATCCTCTTCCTGACATTTTAGCAACAGGCAAATTACATGCAGCAACCATAGGTGCTAATACAAGAGTAGTTTTATCACCTACTCCTCCTGTGCTATGTTTATCAACTTTTATTCCATTTATAGAAGAAAGATCTATTTCCTCTCCTGATTTTAACATTGCATTAGTTAAGTTTAAAGTTTCAGTCTTATTCATTTTATTAAAAAATATAGCCATAAGCAAAGCAGATGCTTGATAATCAGGTATATTTCCTTCAGTATAATTTTCTACAAAATATTTGATATCTTCACTAGTTAATTCATTTCCATCTCTTTTTTTCTTTATAATCTCATACATATCCATTATTTCGATACCTCCTA harbors:
- a CDS encoding pyrimidine-nucleoside phosphorylase translates to MDMYEIIKKKRDGNELTSEDIKYFVENYTEGNIPDYQASALLMAIFFNKMNKTETLNLTNAMLKSGEEIDLSSINGIKVDKHSTGGVGDKTTLVLAPMVAACNLPVAKMSGRGLGHTGGTLDKLESIENFSINLSKDEFIKNVNDIKLAVAGQTSNIAPADKKLYALRDVTATVDNISLIASSIMSKKLASGSDAIVLDVKVGSGAFMKTLENAFELAQEMVDIGNGMNRDTMAVISDMDEPLGYAIGNALEVKEAVQTLKGDGPEDLLELCLSLGSRLLLLGKKVENIEEGKKLLISKIEDGSAFNKFKQFIKNQGGNVEQIENLDLLPKSSNIMHFKAEKSGYISEMNAEEIGRCALLLGAGRKTIESKIDMSAGIVLNRKKFEKIKKGEIIAYLHGNDKDKLNEALNRLEKIIKISSEKIGKKKIIYGTVDKDGIKKI